One window of Jannaschia sp. CCS1 genomic DNA carries:
- a CDS encoding flagellar hook-basal body complex protein produces MDNPGYASLTRLSGLMREMAVVANNIANISTTGFRTEGLVFAEHIAATGNDSPSLSMGAAIGRSISAQQGALEQTASEFDLAIEGEGFFLIGTPDGEVLSRAGAFIRNDAGELVTPDGYYLLDAGGAPIFVPPQAGSVAVSSDGTISADGQPLTVVGLYLPNDPLELSRRSGTAFTVESGVQPADNARILQGFLEQSNVDPVAQIARMIEVQRAYELGQSFMDAEDNRIRDFLRTAGQRS; encoded by the coding sequence ATGGATAATCCAGGATATGCGTCACTCACCCGCCTCTCTGGCCTGATGCGAGAGATGGCGGTTGTTGCCAACAACATCGCAAATATCTCTACGACGGGCTTCCGGACAGAGGGCCTGGTGTTCGCGGAACACATCGCGGCCACTGGCAATGACTCGCCGTCGCTGAGTATGGGGGCAGCGATTGGCCGGTCGATCAGTGCGCAGCAAGGCGCGCTGGAGCAGACAGCCAGCGAATTCGATCTTGCTATCGAGGGGGAAGGCTTCTTCCTGATCGGCACGCCCGACGGCGAGGTTCTTTCGCGTGCCGGAGCGTTCATCCGAAACGACGCCGGAGAGCTGGTGACGCCGGACGGCTACTATTTACTCGACGCTGGCGGCGCGCCCATTTTCGTTCCGCCACAAGCGGGCTCAGTGGCCGTGTCGTCCGATGGGACAATCTCTGCTGACGGGCAGCCACTCACGGTGGTTGGTCTCTATCTTCCGAACGATCCACTGGAACTCAGCCGTCGCTCAGGCACCGCGTTTACAGTTGAGTCGGGCGTTCAACCCGCCGACAACGCGCGCATCTTGCAGGGATTTCTGGAGCAATCCAACGTCGATCCCGTGGCGCAGATTGCCCGCATGATCGAAGTACAGCGTGCCTACGAGTTGGGACAAAGTTTCATGGATGCCGAAGACAACCGCATCCGAGATTTCCTCCGCACTGCCGGACAACGCAGCTAA
- a CDS encoding flagellar biosynthetic protein FliQ, which produces MDEMIFFDTMRQGLWISVVVATPILAAALVSGIVVGLFQALTSVQEMTLTFVPKLAAIVVVFWVSMGFMSQTLVSYFTDTLVPIIAGM; this is translated from the coding sequence ATGGATGAGATGATCTTCTTCGACACCATGCGCCAAGGGCTTTGGATCTCGGTCGTCGTCGCGACGCCGATCCTCGCAGCGGCTCTTGTGTCGGGCATTGTGGTGGGCCTCTTTCAGGCTCTCACAAGCGTTCAGGAAATGACGTTGACGTTCGTGCCAAAGCTCGCGGCCATCGTCGTCGTGTTCTGGGTGTCGATGGGGTTCATGTCACAAACGCTCGTTTCGTACTTCACCGACACTCTTGTGCCAATCATTGCGGGGATGTGA
- the fliE gene encoding flagellar hook-basal body complex protein FliE — MDITQTLAARAYGDPRAAVPPTTAAQDPSLFAQAVGSFADTVANGEAQARAAMTTGADPHALVTALAQTELAVETVVTIRDRVVEAYQEILRMPV; from the coding sequence ATGGACATCACCCAAACACTCGCCGCGCGCGCGTATGGCGACCCGCGCGCTGCCGTGCCACCAACGACCGCAGCCCAAGACCCGAGCCTGTTTGCTCAAGCCGTTGGAAGTTTCGCCGACACCGTCGCCAATGGTGAGGCACAAGCGCGCGCTGCAATGACAACCGGCGCCGATCCGCATGCCCTTGTGACCGCTCTGGCGCAAACCGAGCTGGCTGTTGAGACCGTCGTGACTATCCGCGACCGGGTGGTTGAGGCGTATCAGGAAATCCTTCGGATGCCGGTCTGA
- the flgC gene encoding flagellar basal body rod protein FlgC translates to MTDFSNALSVAASGMRAQTQRLTHVSENIANADTPGYQRKITSFEVERGFSAVEGQVRTGPVRLDQTALPVIFDPSHPMADEAGSYEGSNVDLVIELADAREANRSYEANLRIFDQIRQMSSSLNDLLRR, encoded by the coding sequence ATGACCGATTTTTCCAACGCCCTGTCCGTGGCAGCCTCCGGCATGCGGGCACAAACTCAACGTCTTACCCATGTGTCTGAGAACATCGCCAACGCTGATACTCCTGGATATCAGCGAAAAATCACAAGTTTTGAAGTTGAACGCGGCTTTAGCGCCGTTGAGGGCCAGGTCCGAACGGGTCCTGTCCGCCTCGATCAGACGGCGCTTCCGGTGATTTTCGATCCTTCCCATCCAATGGCGGACGAGGCTGGAAGCTATGAAGGCTCCAACGTCGACCTTGTGATTGAACTGGCCGATGCCCGTGAAGCGAACAGGTCCTATGAGGCCAACCTGCGGATCTTTGACCAAATTCGACAGATGTCGTCGTCCCTGAACGACCTCCTCCGTCGCTGA
- a CDS encoding FlgB family protein — protein MFEGLEIFQLASGLARHSASRQAVVAQNIANADTPGYRARDVADFQQTWRNMTAEAREGRTEVPMRVIDARTPASPNGNSVSLEFEMLRGIEAQRAHSRALRVYGSAMTILRTSIGR, from the coding sequence ATGTTTGAAGGCCTAGAGATTTTTCAACTTGCAAGCGGGCTCGCCCGCCATTCCGCGTCCAGACAGGCCGTGGTTGCGCAAAATATCGCGAATGCCGATACGCCCGGCTATCGCGCCCGCGACGTCGCGGATTTTCAACAGACGTGGCGCAATATGACGGCGGAGGCCCGCGAAGGCCGGACTGAAGTACCGATGCGCGTCATTGATGCCCGCACGCCCGCCTCCCCTAATGGCAACTCCGTCTCCTTAGAATTTGAGATGCTTCGCGGGATCGAGGCGCAGCGGGCCCATAGCCGTGCGCTCAGGGTCTACGGATCCGCGATGACCATCCTGCGCACCAGTATTGGACGATAA
- a CDS encoding FliI/YscN family ATPase codes for MSDAFDLLRAQLRGIKTAQAVGKISAMGRDVVSVSGLDRVASLGDRVRFNADATGEILAMEAGRARVMPDGPADGLRLGADVTHLGPASISPDDSWLGRVIDPDGQPLDGRAILPGPVAYPLVSPPPSPAARRGLGARLQTGFAVFDTLLPIVRGQRVGLFAGSGVGKSRLTAALADGMAADVVVIGLIGERGREVRDFVSETLGPEGLARSVVIAATSDRPALTRARAAYTMMAVAEFFRNQGRNVIVLADSITRFAEAQRDVAAAAGEPFGPSGFPASMAQTIMALAERAGPGSGTQGDITAIFSVLVAGSDMDGPVADVMRGTLDGHIVLTREIAERGRYPAIDLLRSVSRSLPNAASDEENRMILRARQLMGAYDRAEMMLQAGLYTPGADPLTDGAVKVWADLDAFVGCTAAVDIGQSFNDLRKVLSAADVPGGK; via the coding sequence ATGTCTGACGCTTTCGACCTCCTGCGCGCGCAACTACGTGGCATCAAAACGGCTCAGGCGGTGGGCAAAATCTCCGCTATGGGGCGCGATGTCGTGTCTGTATCGGGCTTGGACCGAGTCGCGTCCCTGGGTGATCGTGTCCGGTTCAATGCCGATGCGACAGGAGAAATTCTCGCCATGGAAGCCGGTCGCGCCCGTGTCATGCCGGATGGGCCCGCCGATGGCCTGCGTTTGGGCGCAGACGTGACCCACCTGGGGCCCGCAAGTATCTCACCCGATGACAGCTGGCTTGGCCGTGTGATTGACCCCGACGGGCAGCCATTGGATGGTCGAGCGATTTTGCCGGGTCCAGTCGCGTATCCTTTGGTCTCACCGCCACCATCCCCCGCTGCCCGCCGTGGCTTGGGTGCACGCCTTCAAACGGGATTCGCAGTTTTCGATACTCTGTTGCCCATCGTGCGCGGGCAGCGGGTGGGGCTTTTCGCCGGATCTGGAGTCGGCAAGTCACGCCTGACGGCGGCCTTGGCGGACGGAATGGCCGCCGATGTCGTGGTAATCGGTCTGATTGGAGAGCGGGGTCGCGAGGTCCGGGATTTCGTGAGCGAAACCCTTGGACCCGAGGGGCTGGCCCGCTCCGTGGTCATTGCCGCCACCTCGGACCGCCCGGCTCTGACCCGCGCGAGGGCCGCATATACGATGATGGCAGTCGCGGAATTCTTCCGAAATCAGGGGCGCAATGTCATTGTGCTGGCTGATTCCATCACCCGGTTTGCCGAGGCACAACGCGATGTTGCTGCCGCGGCAGGGGAACCTTTCGGCCCCAGCGGTTTCCCGGCGTCGATGGCGCAAACGATAATGGCGTTGGCTGAACGCGCCGGACCAGGATCGGGAACGCAAGGGGACATTACCGCGATTTTTTCAGTCCTGGTTGCAGGATCTGACATGGACGGACCGGTGGCAGACGTCATGCGCGGGACCTTGGATGGGCATATCGTGCTAACCCGCGAGATCGCCGAACGTGGTCGATACCCGGCGATTGATCTCTTGCGCTCAGTCAGCCGATCCCTGCCCAACGCGGCATCAGATGAGGAAAACAGGATGATCTTGCGCGCGCGCCAATTGATGGGCGCATATGATCGCGCTGAAATGATGCTGCAGGCTGGATTGTACACGCCAGGTGCGGACCCGTTGACGGACGGCGCAGTCAAAGTCTGGGCCGATCTGGACGCCTTTGTTGGCTGCACCGCCGCTGTCGACATAGGGCAGAGCTTCAATGATTTGCGCAAGGTACTATCCGCCGCCGACGTTCCTGGGGGCAAATAG